The window CGACGAAGCTGAATCGCAGATGCAGCAGGAGCAGACGGAGTTGATCCACAAGATCGACCGCCTGCAACCCTACGTGCGCGCGACGATGGCGGGCTCGGGCGCGCTACTGGCGCTGCTGGTCGGGCTGCTGGTCTACGACGGCATCCAGAAGATGTAGTCGTCGGCCTCCGGTTGACGCCGCCGGGGTCACAGGCAGTCCCGCGGGCGTTTGCCCAGCGTCATTCGCAGACGATGGCCCGTGCCTTTATCCCGTTTATAATTTCAAGGTACGACGCACGACGCACGTCGCACGTCCGTGTGTCTGTGCGAGACGTGTGCTTCAGTTGTGCGAGAGTGGCGGAATTGGCAGACGCACCAGACTTAGGATCTGGCGGGGAAACCCGTGGGGGTTCGAGTCCCTCCTTTCGCACCAATATGCTTCTGCTAGTATCGGCAGCGGAGTCCTTCCTATGGCGAATCCCAACAATCCGAACCAGCCCGAGATCAAGCTGACCCAGAGTGAGGACTACCGCGAGAGCTACGCCAACAGCGTGCAGATCCGCGTGAACGTGTGGGACTTTTTCCTCGTCTTCGGCACGCTGCAACAGCAGACGCCGAACGAGGTCGAGGTCCGCAACTTCCAGGGTGTCTACTTGAGCCCGCAACAGGCGAAGGCGTTGCACGCGATCCTGGAGCAGAACGTCACCAACTACGAGAAGACGTTTGGCGAGATCAAGCTCGACCCGCGCATGGCCTCCGCTGGGATCATCAACTAGCGTCTGGTTACGCAAACCCAGCGTCTGGTTATGCAAACGACGATGACGACGCCGCAAGCCGCGCCGCGCTGGCCGCTCGCTCCGGTGCTCGTCTTCGCGGTCATATTCACCGCTCTATTTGCGCTGCACGCGCCGCTCCTGCGCCTGCCTTACTTCTGGGACGAAGCCGGCTACTACATCCCCGCAGCGCACGACCTCTACCTGCACGGCGCGCTCATCCCGCAAGCGACAATATCGAACGCGCATCCGCCCCTGGTGATGGCGTGGCTCGCGCTGTGGTGGAAGCTCTCCGCATGGACGACATCGGCTTTCACCCCGGCGGTCACCAGGACAGCCATGCTGCTGTGCGCTGGATTTGCGCTGCTCGGCCTCTTCCGGCTCGCGCTGGTCGTTTCGAATGCTGCCGTCGCAACGGCGACGGTCGCGTGCACCGCGCTCTACTCCGTCTTCTTCATGCAGAGCTCGCTCGCGCACCTGGACGTGGCCGCCGCCGCATTCACCCTTTGGGCGCTGAGCTATTACTGCGAAGACCGGCGCTGGATGTGCGCGCTGATGTTCTCGCTGGCGGCATTGAGTAAGGAGACGGCCATCATCGCGCCGGCGGCGTTGTTCGCATGGGAAGTGCTGCGCGCGTTTTTGCAGAGTTCGCTTCCCTTCTTGAAGGGTCATGCTGGGGAGCGTCGCGAGCGAGCGGTTTCTCCAGCGAGCTCGCAGCGACGAAGCATCTCGCTGGGCAAAGCTGCCACTCTGCTCGTGCCCGTAGTCCCCCTCGCGCTTTGGTTCGCCTACCACTACGAGCAGACGGGATACATCTTCGGCAATCCCGAGTTCGTGCGCTACAACGTCACCGCAACGCTCGACCCGCTGCGCTTCCTGCTCGCCGCGATCCAACGCCTGTGGCAGGTCGTGGGACACATGAACCTCTTCGTGCTGACGGCGGCGACGGGCGTGGCGATGTTTCTGCCGCCGCTGCACAATCGCCAGCGCATCTCGCTTTCACACCAGCTGACTTTCGGAGTAACGACCGCGGCGTATGTGGTGGCGCTGTCGCTGGTCGGCGGCGCCGTGCTGGCGCGCTACATGCTGCCGGTGGTCCCGCTGGTGATCCTGGTCTGCGTCGCGACGCTATGGCGGCGCGTGCGCGGCTGGCAGGTGGCGATCGCGGCCGTCTGCGCCACCTTCGTGGCGAGCTGGTTCATCGCGCCGCCCTATCGCATCGCACCCGAGGATAACCTCGCCTACCGCGATTTCATCCTGCTGCACGTGCAGGCGGAGGCCATGATCGAACAGCGCCATCTCCATTCTGGCGCGCGCGTGCTGACGGCGTGGCCGGCGAGCGACGAGCTGACCAAGCCGTATCTCGGCTACGTGAAGACACCGATCCCCGTGGTCCGCATCAACGACTTCTCGCTCGAACAGATCCAGCTCGCTCAACACGCTTCGGTGTCAGCGCCCTACGATGTCGCGCTGCTGTTCTCGACCAAGTACGCGCCGGCGCGCGGGTTACAGAACATGTTCCATTGGGACTGGTGGGAGCGCCAGCAGAAGCGCTTCTTCGACGACCACCAGGACCTGCCGCCCGAGTTCGCCGCGCAACTGCTGGGCGGCGAGATCGTCTTTCAGGAGCGTCGCGGCGGCGAGTGGGTGGCGGTGGTCGAGATCAAGCGCGCGCGGGACGCCGGGCTGCGTTGAGCCATTGGTTCATTGATCCATTCGAAACCTACCCAAAAGCATGAACCACGA of the Acidobacteriota bacterium genome contains:
- a CDS encoding glycosyltransferase, whose amino-acid sequence is MQTTMTTPQAAPRWPLAPVLVFAVIFTALFALHAPLLRLPYFWDEAGYYIPAAHDLYLHGALIPQATISNAHPPLVMAWLALWWKLSAWTTSAFTPAVTRTAMLLCAGFALLGLFRLALVVSNAAVATATVACTALYSVFFMQSSLAHLDVAAAAFTLWALSYYCEDRRWMCALMFSLAALSKETAIIAPAALFAWEVLRAFLQSSLPFLKGHAGERRERAVSPASSQRRSISLGKAATLLVPVVPLALWFAYHYEQTGYIFGNPEFVRYNVTATLDPLRFLLAAIQRLWQVVGHMNLFVLTAATGVAMFLPPLHNRQRISLSHQLTFGVTTAAYVVALSLVGGAVLARYMLPVVPLVILVCVATLWRRVRGWQVAIAAVCATFVASWFIAPPYRIAPEDNLAYRDFILLHVQAEAMIEQRHLHSGARVLTAWPASDELTKPYLGYVKTPIPVVRINDFSLEQIQLAQHASVSAPYDVALLFSTKYAPARGLQNMFHWDWWERQQKRFFDDHQDLPPEFAAQLLGGEIVFQERRGGEWVAVVEIKRARDAGLR
- a CDS encoding DUF3467 domain-containing protein, whose protein sequence is MANPNNPNQPEIKLTQSEDYRESYANSVQIRVNVWDFFLVFGTLQQQTPNEVEVRNFQGVYLSPQQAKALHAILEQNVTNYEKTFGEIKLDPRMASAGIIN